A stretch of the Oncorhynchus clarkii lewisi isolate Uvic-CL-2024 chromosome 9, UVic_Ocla_1.0, whole genome shotgun sequence genome encodes the following:
- the LOC139416757 gene encoding teashirt homolog 2-like isoform X1, which yields MPRRKQQAPKRAAVYEPDEHGVMRETIPEDDRENDTPTEEKTSPKASEDKEMDNKSSYSYQDSPVSVLSHQEAELESRLSDASDRLSLSDFKSSSPPESQKDEGSSGSKYKDDMHSSLEKMRAAYANFLSDSYCTGIGMDLKISKTPSKANCDSTNVSTKSEFDWHQDALSKTFQQTHSPKPVSKPNLFSSVHLYRQSSKAGGTVFTGASRFKCKDCSAAYDSIVDLTVHMNKSGHYQDNNHGKPSNASTSSSKSRKRNLQDIEGKEDAQKVLKCMFCGHSFESLQDLSVHMIKTKHYQKVPLKEPIPVLSPKLLPPAKKRTYEANRPCSPDSTTGLAGYSEAQRSAAISNANSNRYGYQNGASYTWQFETCKSQILKCMECGSSHDTLQQLTTHMMVTGHFMKVTNSASKKGKQLALDPLVIEKMQVLAEPLANETDGDKVSPKTYSPRVREKDSQRDDTLDKMEESEVKDDKADSEDQKAGNRVIKYRYLREEDLEQQGSSGGGGDILKSLANTVASAINKAQTGTPSWSAYPSIHASYQLSGIIKSSTHLSASPPIQIKHTFNHKLRPIAPKGKFLQGAGGVDTPQQPYRKADTKKEKIVISDGKERLNIKFDLVENNDSDCQDDSSTSSKLNAGCLNEGSDVIRGKLSPDFSDRGKTPSPPATGGRSTTSELVNDTPEILGINPLSALQSVLNSHLGKANKPTNSRSENSKPSARSQSILAELNQSMEKPAVVHATPARNSANIAFLFASNDQPIDLTKYKPNKPSSSHLQTFAPMPQKHALSDIADMVKVLPKATTPKASMPSRIPTMKLESDVRRSEDVSAEVYSVHKRKGRHSNWNPRHLIILQAQFVSSLFLTSEGKYLLSDLGPQERMHISKFTGLSMTTISHWLANVKYQLRKTGGTKFLKSMDTGHPIFYCNDCASQFRTPPAFISHLESHLGFQIKDMRKLPIEHQTKVEEPELSKALSVRATETLVTEEDVDTKFKCKLCCRTFASNHAVKLHLSKTHSKSPDNHSQYVEMDKE from the coding sequence TATACGAGCCTGATGAACATGGCGTCATGCGAGAGACCATCCCTGAGGATGACAGAGAGAATGACACTCCAACTGAAGAGAAGACGAGTCCCAAGGCCTCAGAGGACAAAGAGATGGACAACAAAAGCAGCTACAGCTACCAGGACTCCCCCGTCAGTGTCCTTTCCCATCAAGAAGCCGAGTTGGAGTCGCGCCTTAGCGACGCCAGCGATAGACTCTCACTCTCAGACTTCAAAAGTTCCTCACCACCTGAAAGCCAGAAGGACGAGGGGAGCAGCGGTTCGAAATACAAGGATGACATGCACAGCAGCCTGGAGAAAATGAGGGCCGCCTATGCTAACTTCCTCTCAGATTCCTACTGCACAGGGATCGGAATGGACTTGAAAATTAGCAAAACTCCCAGCAAGGCTAACTGTGACAGCACCAATGTTAGCACCAAGAGTGAATTTGACTGGCATCAGGATGCACTATCCAAAACCTTCCAGCAAACACACTCCCCAAAGCCTGTGTCCAAACCCAACCTCTTCAGCTCGGTCCACCTCTACAGACAAAGCAGCAAAGCAGGTGGGACAGTGTTTACAGGGGCCAGCCGTTTCAAGTGTAAGGACTGCAGTGCAGCCTATGACAGTATTGTGGATTTGACAGTGCACATGAACAAGAGTGGACATTACCAGGACAACAATCATGGCAAACCAAGCAATGCCTCCACATCCTCTTCCAAATCAAGGAAACGAAATTTGCAAGACATTGAAGGGAAAGAGGATGCACAGAAAGTTCTTAAGTGTATGTTCTGTGGCCATTCTTTTGAGTCCCTCCAGGACTTGAGTGTCCATATGATAAAAACTAAGCATTACCAAAAAGTGCCTTTGAAAGAACCTATTCCAGTACTCTCACCGAAATTACTGCCACCAGCAAAGAAACGGACCTATGAGGCCAACAGACCTTGTTCTCCTGATTCTACCACAGGGTTAGCTGGCTACAGCGAGGCCCAACGGTCCGCTGCTATTTCAAATGCTAACAGTAATCGCTATGGTTATCAAAATGGGGCTAGCTACACTTGGCAGTTTGAGACATGCAAATCTCAGATTCTAAAATGCATGGAGTGTGGAAGCTCACACGATACCCTGCAACAACTCACCACTCATATGATGGTCACTGGACATTTCATGAAAGTTACAAACTCAGCCTCTAAGAAAGGGAAACAGTTAGCTCTGGATCCCTTGGTTATAGAAAAGATGCAGGTATTAGCTGAGCCGCTTGCTAACGAAACTGATGGCGATAAAGTGTCTCCAAAAACATATTCCCCAAGGGTCCGTGAGAAAGATAGCCAGAGGGATGACACATTGGACAAAATGGAAGAAAGTGAAGTGAAAGATGACAAGGCAGACAGTGAGGATCAAAAGGCAGGGAACAGGGTGATTAAATATCGATATCTTCGTGAGGAGGATCTGGAGCAGCAGGGATCGTCAGGTGGTGGAGGGGATATCCTCAAGTCTTTAGCCAACACAGTGGCCTCTGCAATCAACAAGGCTCAGACTGGGACCCCCAGCTGGAGTGCCTACCCCAGTATCCACGCTTCCTATCAACTCTCTGGGATCATCAAGAGCAGCACTCATCTCTCAGCGTCTCCCCCCATTCAGATAAAGCACACATTCAACCACAAGCTGAGACCGATCGCCCCAAAGGGGAAGTTTCTTCAGGGTGCTGGGGGAGTTGACACTCCACAGCAACCGTATCGAAAAGCGGACACCAAGAAAGAAAAGATTGTCATTAGCGATGGTAAAGAACGTCTGAATATTAAGTTTGATCTGGTGGAGAATAATGACAGCGATTGTCAGGATGATTCCTCTACCTCTTCAAAGCTCAATGCAGGCTGTCTGAATGAAGGGAGTGATGTGATCAGAGGGAAGTTGAGCCCAGATTTCTCAGACAGAGGTAAGACACCAAGCCCTCCTGCCACCGGTGGACGAAGCACTACTTCAGAGCTTGTCAATGACACCCCGGAAATACTCGGCATAAACCCTCTAAGTGCACTGCAGTCAGTTCTGAACAGCCATTTGGGTAAAGCAAATAAGCCCACCAATTCAAGATCTGAAAATAGTAAACCATCTGCTCGCTCTCAATCTATATTAGCTGAACTCAACCAGAGTATGGAGAAACCAGCAGTGGTGCATGCTACCCCTGCTAGGAACAGCGCTAACATTGCCTTCCTGTTTGCTAGCAATGATCAGCCAATAGACCTGACAAAATATAAACCTAACAAGCCAAGTTCCTCCCATCTACAAACCTTTGCCCCAATGCCACAGAAACACGCTCTGTCTGACATTGCTGACATGGTCAAGGTTCTTCCTAAAGCCACCACACCAAAAGCCTCTATGCCATCAAGGATACCCACCATGAAACTGGAATCAGACGTGAGACGCTCTGAGGACGTGTCGGCTGAGGTATACTCGGTTCACAAGCGCAAGGGAAGACATTCGAACTGGAACCCTCGACATCTTATAATCCTCCAAGCCCAGTTCGTCTCCAGCCTCTTTCTGACTTCTGAGGGCAAGTACTTGCTCTCAGATCTTGGTCCTCAGGAACGAATGCACATCTCTAAGTTTACTGGACTGTCCATGACAACCATCAGCCACTGGTTGGCCAATGTGAAATACCAACTTAGGAAAACAGGGGGGACCAAGTTTCTGAAGAGCATGGACACTGGCCATCCGATCTTCTACTGCAATGACTGTGCTTCCCAGTTCAGGACACCACCAGCATTCATCTCTCACCTGGAATCACACCTAGGGTTCCAAATCAAAGATATGCGCAAATTGCCTATTGAGCATCAGACGAAGGTAGAGGAGCCAGAACTGTCAAAGGCTCTCAGTGTCCGTGCGACAGAGACGCTAGTCACAGAGGAGGATGTTGACACTAAGT
- the LOC139416757 gene encoding teashirt homolog 2-like isoform X2, with the protein MRETIPEDDRENDTPTEEKTSPKASEDKEMDNKSSYSYQDSPVSVLSHQEAELESRLSDASDRLSLSDFKSSSPPESQKDEGSSGSKYKDDMHSSLEKMRAAYANFLSDSYCTGIGMDLKISKTPSKANCDSTNVSTKSEFDWHQDALSKTFQQTHSPKPVSKPNLFSSVHLYRQSSKAGGTVFTGASRFKCKDCSAAYDSIVDLTVHMNKSGHYQDNNHGKPSNASTSSSKSRKRNLQDIEGKEDAQKVLKCMFCGHSFESLQDLSVHMIKTKHYQKVPLKEPIPVLSPKLLPPAKKRTYEANRPCSPDSTTGLAGYSEAQRSAAISNANSNRYGYQNGASYTWQFETCKSQILKCMECGSSHDTLQQLTTHMMVTGHFMKVTNSASKKGKQLALDPLVIEKMQVLAEPLANETDGDKVSPKTYSPRVREKDSQRDDTLDKMEESEVKDDKADSEDQKAGNRVIKYRYLREEDLEQQGSSGGGGDILKSLANTVASAINKAQTGTPSWSAYPSIHASYQLSGIIKSSTHLSASPPIQIKHTFNHKLRPIAPKGKFLQGAGGVDTPQQPYRKADTKKEKIVISDGKERLNIKFDLVENNDSDCQDDSSTSSKLNAGCLNEGSDVIRGKLSPDFSDRGKTPSPPATGGRSTTSELVNDTPEILGINPLSALQSVLNSHLGKANKPTNSRSENSKPSARSQSILAELNQSMEKPAVVHATPARNSANIAFLFASNDQPIDLTKYKPNKPSSSHLQTFAPMPQKHALSDIADMVKVLPKATTPKASMPSRIPTMKLESDVRRSEDVSAEVYSVHKRKGRHSNWNPRHLIILQAQFVSSLFLTSEGKYLLSDLGPQERMHISKFTGLSMTTISHWLANVKYQLRKTGGTKFLKSMDTGHPIFYCNDCASQFRTPPAFISHLESHLGFQIKDMRKLPIEHQTKVEEPELSKALSVRATETLVTEEDVDTKFKCKLCCRTFASNHAVKLHLSKTHSKSPDNHSQYVEMDKE; encoded by the coding sequence ATGCGAGAGACCATCCCTGAGGATGACAGAGAGAATGACACTCCAACTGAAGAGAAGACGAGTCCCAAGGCCTCAGAGGACAAAGAGATGGACAACAAAAGCAGCTACAGCTACCAGGACTCCCCCGTCAGTGTCCTTTCCCATCAAGAAGCCGAGTTGGAGTCGCGCCTTAGCGACGCCAGCGATAGACTCTCACTCTCAGACTTCAAAAGTTCCTCACCACCTGAAAGCCAGAAGGACGAGGGGAGCAGCGGTTCGAAATACAAGGATGACATGCACAGCAGCCTGGAGAAAATGAGGGCCGCCTATGCTAACTTCCTCTCAGATTCCTACTGCACAGGGATCGGAATGGACTTGAAAATTAGCAAAACTCCCAGCAAGGCTAACTGTGACAGCACCAATGTTAGCACCAAGAGTGAATTTGACTGGCATCAGGATGCACTATCCAAAACCTTCCAGCAAACACACTCCCCAAAGCCTGTGTCCAAACCCAACCTCTTCAGCTCGGTCCACCTCTACAGACAAAGCAGCAAAGCAGGTGGGACAGTGTTTACAGGGGCCAGCCGTTTCAAGTGTAAGGACTGCAGTGCAGCCTATGACAGTATTGTGGATTTGACAGTGCACATGAACAAGAGTGGACATTACCAGGACAACAATCATGGCAAACCAAGCAATGCCTCCACATCCTCTTCCAAATCAAGGAAACGAAATTTGCAAGACATTGAAGGGAAAGAGGATGCACAGAAAGTTCTTAAGTGTATGTTCTGTGGCCATTCTTTTGAGTCCCTCCAGGACTTGAGTGTCCATATGATAAAAACTAAGCATTACCAAAAAGTGCCTTTGAAAGAACCTATTCCAGTACTCTCACCGAAATTACTGCCACCAGCAAAGAAACGGACCTATGAGGCCAACAGACCTTGTTCTCCTGATTCTACCACAGGGTTAGCTGGCTACAGCGAGGCCCAACGGTCCGCTGCTATTTCAAATGCTAACAGTAATCGCTATGGTTATCAAAATGGGGCTAGCTACACTTGGCAGTTTGAGACATGCAAATCTCAGATTCTAAAATGCATGGAGTGTGGAAGCTCACACGATACCCTGCAACAACTCACCACTCATATGATGGTCACTGGACATTTCATGAAAGTTACAAACTCAGCCTCTAAGAAAGGGAAACAGTTAGCTCTGGATCCCTTGGTTATAGAAAAGATGCAGGTATTAGCTGAGCCGCTTGCTAACGAAACTGATGGCGATAAAGTGTCTCCAAAAACATATTCCCCAAGGGTCCGTGAGAAAGATAGCCAGAGGGATGACACATTGGACAAAATGGAAGAAAGTGAAGTGAAAGATGACAAGGCAGACAGTGAGGATCAAAAGGCAGGGAACAGGGTGATTAAATATCGATATCTTCGTGAGGAGGATCTGGAGCAGCAGGGATCGTCAGGTGGTGGAGGGGATATCCTCAAGTCTTTAGCCAACACAGTGGCCTCTGCAATCAACAAGGCTCAGACTGGGACCCCCAGCTGGAGTGCCTACCCCAGTATCCACGCTTCCTATCAACTCTCTGGGATCATCAAGAGCAGCACTCATCTCTCAGCGTCTCCCCCCATTCAGATAAAGCACACATTCAACCACAAGCTGAGACCGATCGCCCCAAAGGGGAAGTTTCTTCAGGGTGCTGGGGGAGTTGACACTCCACAGCAACCGTATCGAAAAGCGGACACCAAGAAAGAAAAGATTGTCATTAGCGATGGTAAAGAACGTCTGAATATTAAGTTTGATCTGGTGGAGAATAATGACAGCGATTGTCAGGATGATTCCTCTACCTCTTCAAAGCTCAATGCAGGCTGTCTGAATGAAGGGAGTGATGTGATCAGAGGGAAGTTGAGCCCAGATTTCTCAGACAGAGGTAAGACACCAAGCCCTCCTGCCACCGGTGGACGAAGCACTACTTCAGAGCTTGTCAATGACACCCCGGAAATACTCGGCATAAACCCTCTAAGTGCACTGCAGTCAGTTCTGAACAGCCATTTGGGTAAAGCAAATAAGCCCACCAATTCAAGATCTGAAAATAGTAAACCATCTGCTCGCTCTCAATCTATATTAGCTGAACTCAACCAGAGTATGGAGAAACCAGCAGTGGTGCATGCTACCCCTGCTAGGAACAGCGCTAACATTGCCTTCCTGTTTGCTAGCAATGATCAGCCAATAGACCTGACAAAATATAAACCTAACAAGCCAAGTTCCTCCCATCTACAAACCTTTGCCCCAATGCCACAGAAACACGCTCTGTCTGACATTGCTGACATGGTCAAGGTTCTTCCTAAAGCCACCACACCAAAAGCCTCTATGCCATCAAGGATACCCACCATGAAACTGGAATCAGACGTGAGACGCTCTGAGGACGTGTCGGCTGAGGTATACTCGGTTCACAAGCGCAAGGGAAGACATTCGAACTGGAACCCTCGACATCTTATAATCCTCCAAGCCCAGTTCGTCTCCAGCCTCTTTCTGACTTCTGAGGGCAAGTACTTGCTCTCAGATCTTGGTCCTCAGGAACGAATGCACATCTCTAAGTTTACTGGACTGTCCATGACAACCATCAGCCACTGGTTGGCCAATGTGAAATACCAACTTAGGAAAACAGGGGGGACCAAGTTTCTGAAGAGCATGGACACTGGCCATCCGATCTTCTACTGCAATGACTGTGCTTCCCAGTTCAGGACACCACCAGCATTCATCTCTCACCTGGAATCACACCTAGGGTTCCAAATCAAAGATATGCGCAAATTGCCTATTGAGCATCAGACGAAGGTAGAGGAGCCAGAACTGTCAAAGGCTCTCAGTGTCCGTGCGACAGAGACGCTAGTCACAGAGGAGGATGTTGACACTAAGT